From Pseudomonas vanderleydeniana, the proteins below share one genomic window:
- a CDS encoding NAD-dependent succinate-semialdehyde dehydrogenase — MTDANYVNTQLLIDGVWCDAQSGKTLDVLNPATGLVIGQVAHADIADLDRALAAAQRGFDTWRWVPANERAQLMRKAAQLLRERAEGIAQLLTQEQGKPLSESRVEVNSAADIIEWFADEGRRVYGRVVPSRNVAVQQTVVREPVGPVAAFTPWNFPVNQVVRKLCAALATGCSFLVKAPEETPASPAALLRAFVDAGVPPGVVGLVFGDPAQISSYLIAHPVVRKVTFTGSTPVGKHLAALAGQHMKRATMELGGHAPVIIAEDADVEAAVKAMAGAKFRNAGQVCISPTRFLVHNSIREEFTREMVRYAQSLKVGNGLEADTTLGALANGRRLSAMSQVVESALASGARLETGGERIGNAGNFFAPTILSGVPLDADVFNNEPFGPVAAVRGFDSLDEAITEANRLPYGLAAYAFTRSFANVHRLTQRVEAGMLWINQAMTPWAEMPFGGVKDSGYGSEGGPEALEPYLVAKSVYVNSL; from the coding sequence ATGACCGATGCGAACTATGTCAATACACAGCTGCTGATCGACGGCGTGTGGTGCGACGCGCAGAGCGGCAAGACCCTCGACGTGCTGAACCCGGCCACCGGCCTGGTGATCGGGCAGGTCGCTCATGCCGACATCGCCGACCTGGATCGTGCCCTGGCGGCCGCTCAACGCGGTTTCGACACGTGGCGCTGGGTGCCGGCCAACGAACGGGCGCAGCTCATGCGCAAGGCGGCGCAACTGCTGCGCGAACGGGCCGAAGGCATCGCGCAACTGTTGACCCAGGAGCAGGGCAAGCCGCTCTCAGAGTCGCGTGTCGAGGTCAATTCCGCCGCCGACATCATCGAATGGTTCGCCGATGAAGGCCGGCGTGTCTACGGTCGGGTCGTACCGTCGCGCAACGTCGCGGTGCAGCAGACGGTGGTGCGCGAGCCGGTCGGGCCGGTGGCCGCCTTCACGCCATGGAACTTCCCGGTCAACCAGGTGGTGCGCAAGCTGTGTGCCGCGCTGGCGACCGGCTGTTCCTTCCTGGTCAAGGCTCCCGAGGAAACCCCGGCGTCACCGGCAGCACTGCTGCGGGCGTTCGTCGATGCCGGCGTGCCGCCAGGCGTCGTCGGGCTGGTGTTCGGCGACCCGGCGCAGATTTCCTCCTACCTGATCGCTCACCCGGTGGTGCGCAAGGTCACCTTCACCGGTTCGACGCCGGTGGGCAAGCACCTGGCGGCCCTTGCCGGCCAGCATATGAAACGGGCGACGATGGAACTGGGCGGGCATGCACCGGTGATCATCGCCGAGGACGCCGACGTGGAAGCGGCGGTCAAGGCCATGGCCGGCGCCAAGTTCCGCAACGCCGGGCAGGTGTGCATTTCGCCGACGCGGTTCCTGGTTCATAACAGCATCCGCGAGGAGTTCACCCGCGAGATGGTTCGTTATGCCCAGTCGCTCAAGGTCGGCAACGGCCTCGAAGCCGACACTACCCTCGGTGCGCTGGCCAACGGGCGTCGCCTGAGTGCGATGAGCCAGGTGGTCGAGAGTGCGTTGGCCAGTGGCGCGCGCCTGGAGACGGGGGGCGAGCGGATCGGCAACGCCGGCAACTTCTTCGCGCCGACTATCCTTTCCGGGGTGCCGCTGGATGCGGACGTGTTCAACAACGAACCGTTCGGCCCGGTGGCCGCGGTGCGTGGATTCGACTCGCTTGACGAGGCGATCACCGAAGCGAACCGGCTGCCCTATGGCCTGGCTGCCTACGCCTTCACCCGTTCGTTCGCCAACGTGCATCGTCTGACCCAACGGGTCGAGGCCGGCATGTTGTGGATCAACCAGGCGATGACTCCCTGGGCGGAGATGCCGTTCGGTGGGGTGAAGGACTCGGGCTACGGCTCCGAAGGTGGACCAGAGGCGCTGGAACCGTATCTGGTCGCGAAGTCGGTCTACGTGAACTCGCTATGA
- a CDS encoding LysR family transcriptional regulator, with translation MMNLMHWRLLVAVLDSGTISRGAEQVGMTQSAASQALAAMEQTLGVQLFVREARQAVPTAVGLQVLEQARLMLGALQNIRQRADSAKGLARGTIRLASFPMVLGTLLPPLLQRFRQRHPGIEVVALEVSDHEVEAMLADNLVDVGVVLNPAPEREAHELGRDRWVAVLPMGHRLAARGAEGRVALAELVVEPFVLATGGCTVNARSLAADAGLQLANVRVEVREWSSAFALVREGLGVSLVPELTLPKERKGLRILSLEVPVERRFALVCSATASRSAAVAALFEMLD, from the coding sequence ATGATGAACCTGATGCATTGGCGCCTGCTGGTGGCGGTACTCGATAGCGGCACGATCAGTCGCGGTGCCGAACAGGTCGGCATGACCCAGTCGGCCGCGAGCCAGGCCCTGGCCGCGATGGAGCAGACCCTCGGCGTGCAGTTGTTCGTCCGCGAAGCGCGCCAGGCGGTGCCGACGGCGGTCGGCTTGCAGGTGCTGGAACAGGCGCGGCTGATGCTCGGCGCGCTGCAGAACATTCGCCAGCGAGCCGACAGCGCCAAGGGCCTGGCCAGGGGCACGATCCGCCTGGCGAGTTTCCCGATGGTCCTGGGCACCTTGTTGCCACCGTTGTTGCAGCGGTTCCGCCAGCGTCATCCGGGGATCGAAGTGGTTGCGCTGGAGGTCAGCGACCATGAGGTCGAGGCGATGCTGGCCGATAATCTGGTGGATGTCGGGGTGGTGCTCAACCCGGCACCGGAGCGCGAGGCCCATGAGTTGGGCCGTGATCGCTGGGTGGCTGTGCTGCCCATGGGGCACCGGCTGGCGGCACGGGGGGCCGAGGGGCGGGTGGCACTGGCCGAACTGGTCGTCGAACCCTTCGTGCTGGCGACTGGCGGTTGCACGGTGAACGCGCGCAGCCTTGCCGCCGATGCCGGGTTGCAACTGGCGAATGTACGGGTGGAAGTACGCGAATGGAGCAGCGCCTTTGCATTGGTGCGCGAAGGGCTGGGTGTGAGCCTGGTGCCGGAGCTGACCTTGCCGAAGGAGCGCAAGGGCTTGCGTATCCTGTCACTGGAGGTGCCGGTCGAGCGCCGCTTTGCCCTGGTCTGCAGTGCAACCGCCAGCCGGAGTGCGGCAGTGGCGGCGCTTTTCGAAATGCTGGATTGA
- the gstA gene encoding glutathione transferase GstA: protein MKLYYAPETCSLAPHIVLLELDLPFERVRVDNRSKLTEHGEDFLHINPKGYVAALQLDNGEVLTEGAVILQFLADLKPTAGLAPANGSWQRVRLQEWLNFLGSEIHGTMGPLFNAAIAEDVKAIFRARLFQRFALLENTLARQDHLLESGFSVADAYLFTVMRWNRFFAIDLAPWPALARFMERVGERPSVKAALEIESAGLTQP, encoded by the coding sequence ATGAAGTTGTACTACGCCCCTGAAACCTGCTCCCTGGCCCCGCATATCGTGCTCCTGGAACTCGACTTGCCGTTCGAGCGGGTGCGGGTCGACAACCGCAGCAAGCTCACCGAGCACGGCGAAGACTTCCTGCACATCAACCCCAAGGGTTATGTCGCGGCTCTGCAACTGGACAATGGCGAGGTACTGACCGAAGGCGCGGTCATCCTGCAGTTCCTCGCCGACCTCAAGCCCACGGCCGGGCTCGCACCGGCCAATGGCAGCTGGCAACGGGTACGCCTGCAGGAATGGCTGAACTTCCTGGGCAGCGAAATCCACGGCACCATGGGGCCGCTGTTCAACGCCGCCATTGCCGAGGACGTCAAGGCCATTTTCCGTGCCCGGCTGTTCCAGCGCTTCGCGCTGCTGGAGAACACCCTGGCGCGGCAGGACCATCTACTCGAAAGCGGCTTCAGCGTGGCGGATGCGTATCTGTTCACGGTGATGCGCTGGAACCGCTTCTTCGCCATCGATCTCGCGCCCTGGCCGGCGCTGGCAAGATTCATGGAACGAGTCGGCGAGCGGCCGAGCGTGAAGGCAGCACTGGAGATCGAGTCGGCAGGGCTCACTCAGCCTTGA
- the fadD1 gene encoding long-chain-fatty-acid--CoA ligase FadD1 — protein MIEDFWKDKYPAGIAAEINPDEYPNVQTVLKQSCQRFANKPAFSNLGKTLTYGELYELSGAFAAYLQQHTDLQPGDRIALQLPNLLQYPIAVFGAIRAGLIVVNTNPLYTAREMEHQFNDSGAKALVCLANMAHLAETVVPKTGVRHVIVTEVADMLPPLKRLLVNSVVKYVKKMVPAYHLPKAVKFNDVLSKGLGQPVKEANPASSDVAVLQYTGGTTGVAKGAMLTHRNLVSNMLQCKALMGSELREGCEIVITPLPLYHIYAFTFHCMAVMLLGNHNILISNPRDLPAMVKELSKWKFSAFVGLNTLFVSLCNNEAFRKLDFSALKVTLSGGMALQLAASERWKAVTGCAICEGYGMTETSPVASVNPSQKIQQGTIGIPMPSTLCKVIDDAGVELPLGEVGELCIKGPQVMKGYWQRQDATDEILDSEGWLKTGDIAIIQPDGYMRIVDRKKDMILVSGFNVYPNELEDVLATLPGVLQCAAIGVPDEKSGEVIKIFIVAKPGVTLTKDQVMEHMRANVTGYKVPRFVEFRDALPTTNVGKILRRELRDEELKKLGLKKTA, from the coding sequence ATGATCGAAGACTTTTGGAAGGATAAGTACCCGGCTGGGATTGCTGCCGAAATCAATCCCGATGAGTACCCGAATGTTCAGACGGTATTGAAACAGTCTTGCCAACGATTCGCCAACAAGCCGGCCTTTAGCAACCTCGGCAAGACGCTCACCTATGGTGAGTTGTATGAGTTGTCCGGGGCCTTCGCTGCCTACCTGCAACAGCATACGGACCTGCAGCCGGGCGACCGCATCGCCCTGCAGTTGCCGAACCTGCTGCAATATCCGATCGCCGTGTTCGGTGCCATTCGCGCCGGCCTGATCGTGGTCAACACCAACCCGCTGTACACCGCGCGGGAAATGGAACACCAGTTCAACGACTCCGGTGCCAAGGCGCTGGTGTGCCTGGCGAACATGGCGCATCTGGCCGAGACGGTCGTACCCAAGACCGGAGTGCGCCATGTCATCGTCACCGAAGTGGCCGACATGCTGCCACCGCTCAAGCGCCTGCTGGTCAACAGCGTCGTCAAGTATGTGAAGAAGATGGTGCCGGCCTACCACCTGCCCAAGGCCGTCAAATTCAATGACGTGCTGAGCAAGGGCCTGGGCCAGCCGGTCAAGGAAGCCAACCCGGCCAGCAGTGACGTGGCCGTGTTGCAGTACACCGGTGGTACCACCGGCGTGGCCAAGGGCGCGATGTTGACCCACCGCAACCTGGTGTCGAACATGCTGCAGTGCAAGGCGCTGATGGGGTCGGAACTGCGGGAAGGCTGCGAGATCGTCATCACGCCGCTGCCGCTGTACCACATCTATGCCTTCACCTTCCATTGCATGGCGGTGATGCTGCTGGGCAACCACAACATTCTGATCAGCAACCCGCGCGACCTGCCGGCGATGGTCAAGGAACTGTCGAAGTGGAAGTTCAGCGCCTTCGTCGGCCTGAACACCCTGTTCGTCTCGCTGTGCAACAACGAGGCGTTCCGCAAGCTGGACTTCTCTGCCCTCAAGGTCACCCTGTCGGGCGGCATGGCTCTGCAACTGGCGGCGTCCGAGCGTTGGAAGGCCGTGACCGGCTGTGCCATCTGTGAAGGCTATGGCATGACCGAGACCAGCCCGGTGGCTTCGGTGAACCCCAGCCAGAAGATCCAGCAGGGCACCATCGGCATCCCGATGCCGTCGACCCTGTGCAAGGTGATCGACGACGCTGGCGTCGAGCTGCCGCTGGGTGAAGTCGGCGAGCTGTGCATCAAGGGCCCCCAGGTCATGAAGGGCTACTGGCAGCGCCAGGATGCCACCGACGAGATCCTCGACAGCGAAGGCTGGTTGAAGACCGGCGATATCGCGATCATCCAGCCTGATGGCTACATGCGGATCGTCGACCGCAAGAAGGACATGATCCTGGTGTCGGGCTTCAACGTCTATCCGAACGAACTGGAAGACGTGCTCGCGACCCTGCCGGGCGTGCTGCAATGTGCCGCCATCGGCGTGCCGGACGAGAAGTCGGGCGAGGTGATCAAGATCTTCATCGTCGCCAAGCCGGGCGTGACCCTGACCAAGGACCAGGTGATGGAGCACATGCGCGCCAACGTCACCGGCTACAAGGTGCCCAGGTTCGTCGAGTTCCGCGATGCCCTGCCGACCACCAACGTCGGCAAGATCCTGCGTCGCGAACTGCGTGACGAAGAGCTGAAGAAGCTGGGCCTGAAGAAGACCGCCTGA
- a CDS encoding GNAT family N-acetyltransferase has product MPALDYSPLPPPLRPLLDKFYRAHGCAMRASGEGQLWVARDGGIVAGLSLTAVADGFWLTGLFVDPQRRGQGVAGHLVARALATLAGPTWLFCHPDLRDFYAKLGFKPAGQLPQALADRLARYSRSKPLIALGIEPLVSSTAENV; this is encoded by the coding sequence ATGCCTGCTCTCGACTACAGCCCTCTCCCTCCGCCACTGCGCCCCCTGCTCGACAAGTTCTATCGGGCCCATGGTTGCGCCATGCGCGCCAGCGGCGAAGGGCAATTGTGGGTCGCCCGCGACGGCGGGATCGTTGCCGGCCTGTCACTGACCGCCGTCGCCGACGGCTTCTGGCTGACCGGCCTGTTCGTCGACCCGCAGCGGCGCGGCCAGGGCGTAGCCGGACATCTGGTCGCCAGGGCACTGGCGACGCTCGCCGGCCCCACCTGGCTGTTCTGCCATCCGGACCTGCGCGACTTCTACGCAAAACTCGGATTCAAGCCCGCCGGCCAACTGCCCCAGGCCCTGGCCGACCGACTGGCCCGCTACTCGCGCAGCAAGCCGCTGATCGCCCTGGGCATAGAACCATTGGTTAGCTCGACTGCGGAAAATGTGTGA
- a CDS encoding YihY/virulence factor BrkB family protein produces MIFPDLRGLPLHRVLIRTVQEFVADEMPTYASALAYQMLFSLFPFLLFLIALIGFLHLPDFFSWLRMQSELVLPPQALDQVNPVIDQLQQSKGGLLSVGIVIALWTASAGVRLMMSAMNAAYDVQEGRPIWKRLPLSIFYTVGIAGMLLAAAALMVLGPQVMSWLAGQIGMEEFVVTLWTVLRWPVIVILLMFSVALMYYVMPDVKQKFVFITPGSVLAVVVWIVASLGFGYYVKTFADYNAMYGSIGAIIVLLLYFYISAAVLLLGAEMNAVIEHMSSEGKDPGEKDFPEQGDRAPVRVLGHEHSFKPTTDET; encoded by the coding sequence ATGATTTTTCCGGACTTGCGCGGCCTGCCCCTGCACCGCGTGCTGATACGTACGGTCCAGGAATTCGTCGCCGACGAGATGCCGACCTATGCTTCGGCCCTGGCCTACCAGATGCTGTTTTCGCTGTTCCCCTTCCTGTTGTTCCTGATTGCCCTGATCGGTTTCCTGCACCTGCCGGACTTCTTCAGCTGGTTGCGCATGCAGTCGGAACTGGTACTGCCGCCCCAGGCGCTGGACCAGGTCAACCCGGTGATCGACCAGTTGCAGCAGTCCAAGGGGGGGCTGTTGTCGGTGGGTATCGTGATTGCCCTGTGGACCGCCTCGGCGGGCGTGCGGCTGATGATGAGCGCCATGAACGCCGCCTACGACGTGCAGGAAGGCCGACCGATCTGGAAGCGCCTGCCATTGTCGATTTTCTACACCGTGGGTATCGCCGGCATGTTGCTGGCGGCCGCCGCGCTGATGGTCCTCGGGCCACAGGTGATGAGCTGGCTGGCGGGGCAGATCGGCATGGAAGAGTTCGTGGTGACGCTCTGGACCGTCCTGCGCTGGCCGGTGATCGTGATACTGCTGATGTTTTCCGTGGCGCTGATGTACTACGTGATGCCGGACGTGAAGCAGAAGTTCGTGTTCATCACCCCGGGTTCGGTACTCGCGGTGGTGGTGTGGATCGTCGCTTCGCTGGGTTTTGGCTACTACGTGAAAACCTTTGCCGACTACAACGCGATGTATGGCAGTATCGGGGCGATCATCGTGCTGTTGCTGTATTTCTACATTTCGGCCGCGGTACTGCTGCTGGGGGCGGAGATGAACGCGGTGATCGAACACATGTCGTCCGAAGGCAAGGATCCTGGCGAGAAGGATTTTCCTGAACAGGGCGACCGGGCGCCTGTCCGCGTACTGGGGCACGAGCACTCCTTCAAACCGACCACTGACGAAACCTGA
- the def gene encoding peptide deformylase → MIREILKMGDPRLLRVAPPVPPEMFDSAELWQLIDDMFETMQHVGGVGLAAPQIGVDLQLVIFGFERSERYPDAEAVPQTILINPLITPLGPELEEGWEGCLSVPGLRGAVDRYRRIRYEGFTPKGEPLERVAEGFHARVVQHECDHLIGRLYPSRISDFSKFGFTQVLFPDLDPAADD, encoded by the coding sequence ATGATCCGTGAAATCCTGAAGATGGGTGATCCTCGCCTGCTGCGCGTAGCGCCGCCGGTCCCTCCGGAGATGTTCGACAGCGCCGAACTCTGGCAACTGATCGACGATATGTTCGAAACCATGCAGCACGTCGGTGGAGTCGGCCTGGCCGCACCGCAGATCGGTGTGGATCTGCAGCTGGTGATCTTCGGCTTCGAACGCAGCGAGCGTTACCCGGATGCCGAGGCGGTGCCGCAGACGATCCTGATCAACCCGCTGATCACGCCGCTGGGACCGGAGCTGGAGGAGGGCTGGGAAGGCTGCCTGTCGGTGCCGGGGCTGCGCGGGGCGGTGGACCGCTACCGGCGTATCCGCTACGAAGGCTTCACCCCCAAGGGCGAGCCGCTTGAGCGGGTCGCCGAAGGGTTTCATGCGCGGGTGGTGCAGCATGAATGCGATCACCTGATCGGACGGCTGTATCCTTCGCGGATCAGCGACTTCAGCAAGTTCGGTTTCACCCAGGTGCTGTTCCCCGATCTGGACCCGGCCGCCGACGACTGA
- the fadD2 gene encoding long-chain-fatty-acid--CoA ligase FadD2 → MQPDFWNDKRPAGVPLAIEAGAYKSVIEVFERSCKKFADRPAFSSMGVTLTYAELERYSAAFAGYLQNHTDLRPGDRIAVQLPNVLHYPIAVFGAMRAGLVVVNTNPLYTVREMRHQFKDSGARALVYLNLFGSKVQEVLPDTGIEFLIEAKMGDLMSPAKGWLTNLVVDKVKKLVPPYQLPQAISFKSALHRGRGQGIQPSTAGLDDIAVLQYTGGTTGLAKGAMLTHGNLVANMQQARACMSQTGTDGHPLLKEGQEVVIAPLPLYHIYAFTANCMCMMVTGNHNVLIGNPRDIGGFVKELKKWRFSALLGLNTLFVALMEHPEFKNLDFSALKLTNSGGTALVKATAERWQKATGCRITEGYGLTETSPVACTNPYGELGRLGTVGLPLPGTALKVTDDNGVEQPLGQPGELCIKGPQVMKGYWQQPQATAEVLDDEGWFKTGDIAVIDPDGFVRIVDRKKDMIIVSGFNVYPNEIEDVVMAHPKVANCAVIGVPDERSGEAVKLFVVAREAGVSVEELKAYCKENFTAYKVPKHIVLRDSLPMTPVGKILRRELRDIA, encoded by the coding sequence GCGCTACAGCGCGGCCTTCGCCGGCTACCTGCAAAACCACACCGACCTGCGCCCGGGTGATCGCATTGCGGTGCAATTGCCCAACGTCCTGCACTATCCGATCGCCGTGTTCGGCGCCATGCGCGCCGGCCTGGTGGTGGTCAACACCAACCCGCTGTACACCGTGCGCGAGATGCGCCACCAGTTCAAGGACTCCGGTGCCCGTGCGCTGGTGTACCTGAACCTGTTCGGTTCGAAGGTCCAGGAAGTGCTGCCCGATACCGGCATCGAGTTCCTGATCGAGGCGAAGATGGGCGACCTGATGTCGCCGGCCAAGGGCTGGCTGACCAACCTGGTGGTCGACAAGGTCAAGAAACTGGTGCCGCCCTACCAGTTGCCCCAGGCCATTTCGTTCAAGAGTGCCCTGCACAGGGGCCGTGGCCAGGGCATCCAGCCATCGACGGCCGGCCTCGACGATATTGCGGTGCTGCAGTACACCGGCGGCACCACGGGGCTGGCCAAGGGCGCGATGCTCACCCACGGCAACCTGGTGGCGAACATGCAGCAGGCGCGCGCGTGCATGTCCCAGACGGGCACCGACGGTCACCCGCTGCTCAAGGAAGGCCAGGAGGTGGTGATTGCACCGCTGCCGCTGTACCACATCTATGCATTCACCGCGAATTGCATGTGCATGATGGTCACCGGCAACCATAACGTGCTGATCGGTAACCCACGGGACATCGGTGGCTTCGTCAAGGAATTGAAGAAGTGGCGGTTTTCCGCTCTGTTGGGACTCAACACGCTGTTCGTCGCGCTGATGGAGCATCCGGAGTTCAAGAACCTGGATTTCTCCGCGCTCAAGCTCACCAACTCCGGCGGTACCGCGCTGGTCAAGGCCACGGCCGAGCGTTGGCAGAAAGCCACGGGCTGCCGCATCACCGAAGGCTACGGCCTGACCGAGACCTCGCCGGTCGCCTGCACCAACCCCTACGGCGAACTCGGCCGCCTGGGTACGGTCGGCCTGCCACTGCCGGGCACGGCCTTGAAGGTCACCGATGACAATGGCGTCGAGCAACCGCTGGGGCAGCCAGGCGAGCTGTGCATCAAGGGCCCGCAGGTGATGAAGGGCTACTGGCAGCAGCCGCAGGCGACGGCCGAGGTGCTCGATGACGAGGGCTGGTTCAAGACCGGGGATATCGCGGTGATCGACCCGGACGGGTTTGTCCGCATCGTCGACCGCAAGAAGGACATGATCATCGTCTCCGGTTTCAACGTGTACCCCAACGAAATCGAAGACGTGGTGATGGCCCATCCGAAAGTCGCCAACTGCGCGGTGATCGGCGTACCGGACGAACGTTCCGGCGAGGCGGTGAAGCTGTTCGTGGTAGCGCGGGAGGCGGGGGTCAGCGTCGAGGAACTCAAGGCCTACTGCAAGGAAAACTTCACCGCCTACAAGGTGCCCAAGCACATCGTGCTGCGTGATTCGCTGCCGATGACGCCGGTAGGCAAGATCCTGCGGCGCGAGTTGCGCGACATCGCCTAG
- a CDS encoding CsbD family protein, whose translation MSSTGDKIKGTANEAVGNIKQGIGKATDNDRLRAEGKAQELKGEAQKAKGNVKETIKKGIDRA comes from the coding sequence ATGAGCAGCACTGGCGATAAGATCAAAGGCACGGCGAACGAAGCGGTTGGTAACATCAAGCAGGGCATTGGCAAGGCTACCGACAATGATCGCCTGCGTGCCGAAGGCAAGGCCCAGGAATTGAAAGGCGAAGCCCAGAAGGCCAAGGGCAACGTCAAGGAGACGATCAAGAAAGGTATCGACCGGGCCTGA
- a CDS encoding aliphatic sulfonate ABC transporter substrate-binding protein has translation MSGAATSCSRFAQRLVCQLKQASPFKTLFGTSLLALLLLSHVAQAAEPAVLRVGYQKSSVSMVLAREHKLLEKALPGTQVQWIEFPGGPQLIEALNGGSLDVGNIGDIPPIFAQVAGIDFVYIGIEPTDGQTEGIVVPKDSGVQGVAGLKGKRVALLKGSSSHNLFLKSLARAGLKLSDVNLVYLSPADARAAFEQGKLDAWVIWDPYYSAALLGGRARLLSDGQGLNSGGSLYIASGPFARQYPRSIAPILKAIGRGQQESFDQADASIDLMTQALGLDRAVVQRYFEHRSRVPLQAIDQATIDNQQRTADLFFANHLVPRAIEVQQNVFKAE, from the coding sequence ATGTCCGGTGCCGCAACATCCTGCAGCCGTTTCGCCCAAAGGCTTGTATGCCAGCTGAAGCAGGCCAGTCCCTTCAAGACCCTGTTCGGCACCTCGCTGCTGGCCCTCCTCCTGCTGAGCCATGTGGCCCAGGCCGCCGAGCCTGCGGTCCTGCGGGTCGGTTACCAGAAAAGCTCGGTGAGCATGGTCCTGGCCCGTGAGCACAAGCTGCTGGAGAAAGCCCTGCCAGGCACCCAGGTGCAATGGATCGAGTTTCCCGGCGGGCCGCAACTGATCGAGGCACTCAACGGTGGTAGCCTGGATGTGGGCAACATCGGCGATATTCCACCGATCTTTGCCCAGGTCGCCGGCATCGACTTTGTTTATATCGGCATCGAACCGACCGATGGCCAGACCGAGGGCATCGTCGTTCCCAAGGACAGCGGCGTGCAAGGCGTGGCGGGCCTCAAGGGCAAGCGCGTGGCCCTGCTGAAGGGCTCCAGCTCGCACAATCTGTTTCTCAAGAGCCTGGCTCGGGCGGGTCTCAAGCTCAGTGATGTGAACCTGGTCTACCTGTCGCCGGCCGATGCACGGGCGGCCTTCGAACAGGGCAAGCTGGATGCCTGGGTGATCTGGGACCCTTACTATTCCGCAGCCCTGCTCGGTGGCCGTGCACGGCTGCTCAGCGATGGCCAGGGACTCAACTCCGGTGGTTCACTGTATATCGCCAGTGGCCCGTTCGCTCGCCAGTACCCACGGAGCATCGCGCCCATCCTCAAGGCCATTGGCCGGGGCCAGCAGGAATCCTTCGACCAGGCCGATGCAAGTATCGATCTGATGACCCAGGCCCTTGGTCTGGACCGGGCGGTGGTCCAGCGCTATTTCGAGCATCGCTCGCGGGTACCGCTGCAGGCCATCGACCAGGCGACCATTGATAACCAGCAGCGTACCGCCGACCTGTTCTTCGCCAATCACCTGGTGCCCAGGGCGATCGAGGTGCAGCAGAACGTGTTCAAGGCTGAGTGA
- a CDS encoding class I SAM-dependent methyltransferase, translating to MNRTLVALSLTALLTPVLAQAAASDTTITDAQYAKVLAGSWRTPENSVRDVYRHPRQTLQFFGLQANQTVIEITPGGGWYSEVLAPLLRNQGQYIAAVQAPSSSDYARRSAESLQQKFTRDPSQYVRARIVEFDPQAPVLGKPDSADRVLTFRNVHNWVLADDAPAMFSAFFKVLKPGGVLGVVDHRAKEGTDLESIKRSGYLPTAYVVKLATDAGFVLEAQSEVNANPKDTKDYPDGVWTLPPTLRLGERDKARYQAIGESDRLTLRFVKPSKVAAR from the coding sequence ATGAACCGTACGCTCGTGGCTTTATCCCTCACCGCCCTGCTCACTCCCGTCCTCGCCCAGGCGGCAGCCAGCGACACGACCATCACCGATGCCCAATATGCCAAGGTCCTGGCCGGCAGTTGGCGTACCCCGGAGAACAGCGTGCGCGACGTCTATCGCCACCCTCGGCAGACCTTGCAGTTCTTTGGCCTGCAGGCCAACCAGACGGTAATCGAAATCACCCCGGGTGGTGGCTGGTACAGCGAAGTCCTCGCACCGCTGCTGAGGAACCAGGGCCAGTACATCGCGGCCGTGCAGGCCCCCTCGAGCAGCGATTACGCCAGGCGCTCGGCCGAAAGCCTGCAACAGAAGTTCACCCGGGACCCGAGCCAGTACGTGCGGGCGCGCATCGTCGAGTTCGATCCCCAGGCCCCGGTGCTGGGCAAGCCGGATTCGGCCGACCGGGTGCTGACTTTCCGCAACGTGCACAACTGGGTCCTGGCCGATGACGCGCCGGCGATGTTCTCCGCCTTCTTCAAGGTGCTCAAGCCGGGCGGCGTGCTGGGCGTGGTGGATCATCGCGCGAAGGAAGGTACGGACCTGGAAAGCATCAAGCGCAGCGGCTACCTGCCCACCGCCTACGTGGTGAAACTGGCCACCGATGCCGGCTTCGTCCTGGAAGCGCAGAGCGAGGTCAACGCCAACCCGAAGGATACCAAGGACTATCCGGACGGCGTCTGGACCCTGCCCCCCACGCTGCGCCTGGGTGAACGGGACAAGGCCAGGTACCAGGCCATCGGCGAATCGGACCGCCTGACCCTGCGCTTCGTCAAGCCAAGCAAGGTGGCGGCCCGCTGA